One region of Oryza sativa Japonica Group chromosome 10, ASM3414082v1 genomic DNA includes:
- the LOC107279046 gene encoding uncharacterized protein, whose product MGIKLCFASPTHPKSNGQVERANAEIFKGLKTKTYNVLKKHGDSWLEELPAVLWANRTTRSRAPGETPFFLVHGTEAVLPSELSLGLPRVTLYDEANQDDLCHDDLDYLEERRRCAALRAVRYQQSLWRYHQRHVRARSLQVGDLVLRRVQSRLGLSKLSSMWEGPYKVIGVPQLGSVRLTTEDGTALPNP is encoded by the coding sequence atgggcatcaagctgtGCTTTGCCTCGCCTACCCACCCCAAGAGCAACGGCCAAGTCGAGCGAGCCAACGCCGAAATCTTCAAAGGACTCAAGACCAAGACGTACAACGTCCTGAAGAAGCACGGGGATTCATGGCTCGAGGAACTGCCCGCCGTGCTGTGGGCGAATCGGACCACTCGAAGTCGCGCCCCGGGGGAAACACCCTTTTTCCTGGTGCATGGCACCGAGGCGGTCCTACCTTCGGAGCTTTCCCTGGGTTTGCCACGCGTCACGCTGTACGATGAGGCCAACCAGGATGATCTTTGCCACGACGACCTCGACTATTTAGAAGAGCGGAGAAGGTGCGCGGCCCTGCGAGCGGTGCGCTACCAGCAAAGCCTgtggcgctaccatcagcgccacgtccgggcccgatcactgcAAGTCGGCGATCTCGTCTTGCGCCGCGTACAGTCGCGCTTGgggctgagcaagctctcatcAATGTGGGAAGGGCCATACAAAGTGATCGGCGTTCCCCAGCTGGGCTCCGTTCGGCTAACCACGGAGGACGGCACGGCGTTGCCTAACCCCTAG